In Centropristis striata isolate RG_2023a ecotype Rhode Island chromosome 1, C.striata_1.0, whole genome shotgun sequence, one DNA window encodes the following:
- the gpr83 gene encoding G-protein coupled receptor 83 — MLEDWRSLASKKRRGGESQDGRVKALLVAAYSLIIVISLFGNTLVCHVVVKNKRTLSATSLFIMNLAVADIFITVLNTPFTLVRFVNSTWVFGRTMCHISRFVQYCSLHVSTLTLTAIALDRRQVILHPLRPRMSPAQGGVWVAVIWIMASCFSLPHAIYQKLLTFTYSNEKERSLCVPDFPEPSDIYWQYIDLLTFILLYMLPLLIITASYTTVACRLWRHNAIGDTTTAQHAAQRRKRRRTLAMLLLVVGVFAVCWFPLNCYVVLLSSQAIHSSNALYFCFHWLAMSSTCYNPFIYCCLNPTFRQELRLLFDMCRRKQRAVVGLEPELRPVAAPCHRTAWPDNHESSRPRLALSHSSQASSQPSHASSSQSHNLKDTHVLFTARQVLTGRTDILSVEPIVAVS; from the exons ATGCTGGAGGACTGGCGCTCTCTGGCCAGTAAGAAGCGCCGCGGCGGGGAGTCGCAGGACGGCAGAGTGAAGGCGCTGCTGGTGGCCGCGTACTCTCTCATCATTGTCATCTCCCTGTTCGGAAACACTCTGGTGTGCCATGTGGTGGTGAAAAACAAGCGCACCCTGTCCGCAACAAGCTTGTTTATTATGAACCTCGCTGTGGCAGATATATTCATCACTGTCCTCAACACGCCCTTCACCCTG GTCCGGTTTGTGAACAGCACCTGGGTGTTTGGGAGAACAATGTGTCACATCAGTCGCTTTGTGCAGTACTGCTCCCTGCACGTCTCCACCCTCACACTCACTGCCATCGCACTGGACCGTCGACAG GTGATTTTGCACCCTTTGAGACCTCGAATGTCTCCAGCACAAGGCGGTGTTTGGGTCGCTGTTATCTGGATAATGGCGAGCTGCTTCTCCCTCCCTCATGCAATCTACCAAAAACTCCTGACTTTTACATACAG TAATGAGAAGGAACGCAGCCTGTGTGTCCCAGACTTTCCAGAGCCATCAGACATCTACTGGCAGTATATCGACCTCCTGACCTTTATATTACTTTACATGCTACCGCTCCTCATCATCACTGCCTCCTACACCACAGTGGCCTGCCGACTGTGGCGCCACAACGCCATCGGTGACACCACAACAGCTCAGCACGCCGCCCAGAGAAGAAAGCGGCGGCGGACGTTAGCCATGCTGCTCCTGGTGGTTGGGGTGTTCGCCGTCTGCTGGTTCCCGCTCAACTGCTACGTGGTGCTGCTCTCCAGCCAGGCCATCCACTCCTCCAATGCTTTGTACTTCTGCTTTCACTGGCTGGCTATGAGCTCCACCTGCTACAACCCTTTCATCTACTGCTGTCTGAACCCCACCTTTCGCCAGGAGCTGAGGCTCCTCTTCGACATGTGCAGGAGGAAACAGAGGGCGGTGGTTGGGTTGGAGCCCGAGCTCCGCCCTGTAGCTGCTCCTTGTCACAGGACTGCCTGGCCTGACAACCACGAGTCCTCAAGGCCGAGGCTTGCTTTGTCACACTCGAGCCAGGCCTCCTCACAGCCGAGTCACGCCTCCTCCAGTCAGTCCCACAACCTTAAAGACACACATGTGCTCTTTACCGCCAGGCAGGTCCTCACAGGAAGAACTGACATCCTCTCTGTGGAGCCCATTGTGGCGGTGAGctga
- the LOC131970894 gene encoding uncharacterized protein K02A2.6-like, with protein MDTLLQGIPHVAVYLDDTLITGATEAEHLANLEQVLRRLSEAGLRSKCVFLASINDYGKPGRTQIVEELHETHPGVSRMKSLARSYVWWPRLDQDLENKVKTCTQCQTNQNMPPPAPLHPWEWPDRPWSRLHFDFAGPFKGQMFLIMVDAHSKCIEAHIMSNITFPTTIDKLRQVFAVHGLPDPLVTDNGPTFTSELFSEFMHQNGIQHTRTAPFHPATNGLAERAVQTAKEGLKRMAGDSLSTQLSRFLFKYRLTPQTTTGHTPVELLMGHRPKARLDLLRPDVKVVEKQEK; from the exons ATGGACACACTGTTGCAGGGGATTCCGCATGTTGCGGTGTACCTGGATGATACTTTGATCACAGGGGCCACAGAGGCGGAACATCTGGCTAACCTGGAGCAGGTGTTGAGGAGGCTCTCAGAAGCAGGGCTGCGCAGCAAATGTGTGTTCCTGGCATCAA TAAATGATTATGGGAAACCAGGCCGTACACAGATTGTTGAAGAATTACATGAGACGCATCCAGGTGTATCGCGGATGAAGAGCCTGGCAAGATCCTATGTCTGGTGGCCGAGACTGGATCAGGATCTAGAGAACAAGGTGAAAACATGCACGCAGTGTCAGACCAATCAGAACATGCCTCCACCTGCTCCTTTGCACCCATGGGAGTGGCCTGACCGCCCTTGGTCTAGGTTACATTTTGACTTTGCTGGGCCGTTCAAGGGGCAAATGTTTCTCATAATGGTGGATGCACATTCTAAATGTATTGAGGCCCACATCATGAGCAATATCACATTTCCCACAACCATCGACAAGCTCAGGCAGGTGTTTGCTGTCCACGGATTGCCAGACCCACTGGTCACTGATAATGGCCCGACGTTCACCAGTGAGCTGTTCAGTGAATTCATGCACCAGAATGGCATACAGCACACTCGGACAGCTCCTTTTCACCCAGCCACGAATGGCTTGGCTGAGAGGGCTGTGCAGACCGCGAAGGAGGGTTTGAAGAGGATGGCAGGAGATTCTCTCAGCACTCAGCTTTCACGGTTTCTGTTCAAATATCGACTCACACCACAGACCACAACTGGACACACGCCAGTGGAGCTGCTGATGGGGCATAGGCCTAAGGCAAGACTGGACCTGCTGCGTCCAGACGTGAAAGTGGTGGAGAAGCAGGAAAAATAG